GCGGTCGGAGGTCATCGCATCGAACGCGTCCGCCACGGCGACGACGCGGGCGATGAGCGGGATGTCGTCTCCCGCCAGCTTGTCCGGATAACCCTTACCGTCGTACCGCTCGTGGTGGTGCCTGACCGCCTTGGCCTCCCGGCGCAGGAACCCGAGCGGCTTCAGGATCTTGTCGCCGACCTCGGTGTGGGCCTTGACCAGCTCGTACTCTTCCGGCGTCAGCCGTCCCGGCTTGCTGAGGATGGGATCCAGGATGGCCAGCTTGCCCAGGTCGTGGAGGATGCCGCCGCGGCAGACCACCAGCACCTCGTCGTGCGGCATGCCCATCACGGTCGCGATCTCCTCCGCGTAGAGCGATACGCGCGCCGAGTGACCCTTCAGGTAGTCGTCCTTGGACTCGATGGCGTTGACGAAGGCGGCGATGGTGTTCACCAGGTTGCTCTCCGCCGTCTCGCGGAGGGCCAGCTTCTGGAGAGCCAGCGCACTGTTCTGCGCGTAGGCGAGCAGGAGCTCCTTTTCGTCGGGCAGGAACGCGCCGGCCCGGCCGTTGCGTCCCAGGCAGAGCACGCCCATGGTCCCGTCCACGCCGGGGACCAGCGCCGCCAGCGCCATGCGCGGGTCATTGGGCTCGCTCAGCGTCAGCGTCCGCCGCCCGTCCGTGGCCAGGAGCTGCTGGAAGCAGGCCTGCAGGCGCGCCAGCAGATGCTTGACGAGCGCGGGATCGCCCTGGTGACTGGAGCTGAACTCCCCGCTCTCATTGCGCAGCAGCACGAGGGCGGCGTCGCCCCCCAGGCCGCGCATCGTGTCGCGCAGCACGATGTCCAGGAACTCGGCCGGCGCCAGCCCCTGCAACGCGAGGTCTCCGATGCGGAAGAGCACCTCGACTCCGAACTGCTTGCGGGCCAGATCCTCGGCCAACCCCGCGGGGAAACCGACGCGACCCTGACCCGGCCGGCGATCCTCGCGCAGCCGGTCGATCAGGGCGCCCACCTCTTTGGCCGAGAACGGCTTGGCGAGGTAGTCGTAGGCCCCGTGACGAAGGCCGAAGACGGCGGAGTCGACCGACGGCGCGCCGGTGATGAGGACAACCGGCGTCTCCGGCTGCTTGCTCTTGACCGCGCGCAGGAGGTCGAGACCGCTCAGCCCGGGCATGTTGATGTCGGAGACGACGAGATCGTACGACTGCTGCGAGATCAGCTCGAGCGCCTGCTCGGCCGTGGAGGCGGAGGAGGCCACGCAGCCCTGCGCCGTCAGCGCAGAGACCAGGAAACGGAGGATCGCCGCGACGTCGTCAACCGCGAGCACGCGGAGCTGTGGGTCGCTCATGTCTTGCCCGCCAGCTGGTTCAGGAACTCTTGCCACTGCCGCGACACGCCGTTCCTGGGGAACCGCAGCGAATCGAGCACCGGGTGCTTGATCACGTTGGGGTCCGGCTCGGCGACGGGCGCCGCCGGCTTCGGGGCGACGGGCGCCGCGGGACTGATCGCGTTGGGCTCAGCTGACACCGCCTTGACGGCGGCCTTGGGCGCGGCCTTCGGTGCCGCCTCGACCGCGGGCGCGGCGACGGAGGCGGCCGCCGGCGCAGTCTTGGCGTCCGCCCGGGCGGCCCGCGCGAAGAAGTGGCGGTTGCCGTTACCGTTCGCGCCCGGGGCGGCTGCGGGCGCGGCAGGGCCGTTCGAGGCCACGGTGTTGACCGCCGGCGCATTGCTGACGGCGGCCGCGACCGGGGCCTCGGCCTCGCGGACCCCGAGGTTCGAGAGGAACGTTTCCCACTGCCCGGCCGCCGCCGGCGCGGCGCCGGCTTCCACCTCGGCGGCCGGCTCCTCAGCGGATTCCTCGGGCTCGGCCGCCACGGCGGCCGCGACGAGGTCGTTCATCAGGGCGCCCGCATTCGTCGCGACGAGGTCGGTCGCCGCGGTTGCTTCCTCGGCGTCCGCCAGGGCGGCGGCCCTGGCCACCTCGCTGCGCGTCGGCGCGGCGGCGGTATTGGTCACGGGGAAGGGCATGACGTCGCCCCCGCTGGACCGGAGTTGGCCGAACTCGACGCACTCCGCGTGGATCAGCGTGAGCTCATCCAGCCAGGCGACGAAATCGTCGGGCACGCGTTCGGCGACGAACACGATCCTCGGCGGGCGCCCCTCGGCGATTCCCGCCGACGGATAGAGCCGCCGCAGGTTGTCGGGGTACTGGAGGCACCAGACATAGGCGTCCAGGGTCGAGAGGAGCAGCTTGTGGTCGGCGACCCCGCCCAGCGCGATCAAGACCAGCGTCTGCTTCGCGTCCGTAGCGACCAGATCGATGATCGTCCGGCCAAGCCTCAGGCCCGACTCGAGGACCGCGAGTCCAGGCTCGATCGCGGGCAGGTGCTCGGCAACGAGCGCCCGTCTCCGGTCGACCTCGTCAACTTCAGTCTTTCTCGCGATCCGTCTCATCCCAGCGTCCCCCCTCGTTCTGATTGCAGTTGTGCTACGACTCAGGCAGTCACTCAGCAAAGCGAATACCAAGCCTGCTCCTCGCTGATAACCATCTGGAAACAATATGTTTTCTGGCCTGGGGAGACGCCAGGGTTGAGACGCCCTGTGGGTGATTTCTAGCCGGGGTGGGACGAACTCCTAGTGACTTCTTACTTGGTGTTGGCCTCGATGTCGCCGAGCTTTTTCCGCAACGTTTGTCGTGTGATGCCAAGAATCCTGGCGGCGGCGCTCCGGTTGCCGTTGACCGCCCCGAGGACCTCACGCACGTAGGCCAGCTCGATCTCGGCCAGGGGCTTGAGCGTGCCGGCGGTCCCGGAGCGCGCCGCGGGATCCGGCGCGGTGCCGAACGGCGTCGGCATGCGGCTCGGGTCGGCGGGCCCGGAGGTGCCCAGGATCACCAGTCGCTCGACGAAGTTCCGCAGCTCGCGGACGTTGCCGGGCCAGGAATAACCCAGCATGAGCCCCTCGGTGTCGTGGGAGAACTCCCTGTTCGTCTTGTCCAGCGGCCGGCCTGACTCGGCGAGGAAGTGGCGGGCCAGGGGCAGGATGTCCTCCCGCCGCTCTCTGAGCGGCTGAACCGTGATCGGAATCACGTTGAGGCGGTAGAAGAGATCCTCGCGGAACCGGCCGTCGCGAGCGAGCGCCTCGAGGGGGCGGTTGGTGGCCGCGACCACCTTGACATCGACCTTGATGTCGCGCGTCCCGCCCACCCGCCGAACGACCCGCTCCTGGAGGCAGCGCAGCAGCTTGACCTGGCTGCCGAGCGCCATCTCGCCGACCTCGTCGAGAAAGAGGGTGCCCCGATCCGCCAGCTCCATCAGGCCCTTGCGCATGGCGCGCGCGTCCGTGAAGGCGCCCTTCTCGTGACCGAACAGCTCGCTCTCGAAGAGCGTCTCGGTGATCGCCCCGCAGTTGACCCCCAGGAAGGGGAACTCGCGCCGGGCGCTCTCGTAGTGCAGCGCCTTGGCGACCAGCTCTTTGCCGGTTCCGCTCTCGCCCTGGATCAGAATCGTGCTCGCCTCGCTCCGCGCGACCTGGCGCACGAGCTCGCGCAGGCGCCGCGTGGCTTCGGATTCGCCGATGAGCTGATCGGCAGTGTTCCTGCCGGCCTGGACCTGATGCAGACGGCTCAGCTCGCGACGGGCCTTCACCCCCTCCAGAGCGCGCCGGATGCTGAACCGGAGCTTGTCGGGATGCGTGAAGGGCTTCTCCAGAAAGTCCGTCGCGCCCCGCCTCATCGCCTCCACGGCGTTCTCGATCTGCCCGAACGCCGTCATCATGATCACGGCGGCGTCGGCGTGCCGGGCCTTCAGCGCTTCCAGCACGCTGAGGCCGTCGAGGTCGGGGAGCCGGAGGTCGACCAGAACGACATCCGGGCCGACCTCGTCGGCCATTCGCAGGCCTGCCCCTCCTCCTTCCGCCGTCTGGACCTCGATCGGCTCCCTGGCGAGCAGCCGGGTGAGCAACAGCCGGATGGCCTGGTCGTCGTCGATGACGAGGACGCTGTCCATGGGTATCCCTGTTAAGAAATTAACCACCCCGGCCCGAAAGTTGTCAACTTTTCCATGGACCGGATGACGGTCACCTGACAGGATTGCTTTGTTTTCATAACCTTCCGGCTCTGGCACGCCTTCTGCCTTTCACCGTGCTTGCGATGGAACCTTTACCCGAGCTCACGCAACTGCTGAAGGAGCTGATCCAGGTCGGCATCGCGCTGACCAGCGAGCGGGATCTGGCGACGCTCCTCAGACGCATCCTTTCGGAGGCGCGCCGGTTCACGCGGGCCGAGGCGGGAATGCTGTTCCTCCAGGACGGGCAGCATCTGCGCCTGGCCGTCTGCGAGAACGAGCCCGTGGCGCGGCGGCTCGGCGACGAGGAGATGCGGCGGCGGGGCCAGCCGGCGCCCCTTCCGATCAGCCCGAAGAGTCTATCGGGCTACGTGGCGCTCACCGGCGAGGTGCTCAACATTGCCGACGCCTACGGGATCCCCGCCAGCGCGCCCTACGCCTTCGACGATTCCCTGGACAGGAGGCTCGGCTACCGAACGCAGTCGGCGCTCCTCGTTCCCCTGCGGGACCCGTCCGAGCACGTCATGGGCGTGCTCGCGCTGATGAACGCCCTCGACGACGACGACCACGCCATCCCCTTCCAACTGGGCTACGAGACGCTCGTGCGCTCGCTGGCGTCGCAGGCGGCCGTGGCCATCCAGAACGTGCAGCTCCAGGAGCTGTCGTTCAAGGACGCGCTGACCGGCGTCTACAACCGCCGCTACTTCACCCTGCGACTCGAGGAGGAGGTCAGGCGGCACGCGCGCTCCCAGGAACCCGTGTCGGTGATCCTCATCGACATCGATCAGTTCAAGCAGATCAACGACACCAACGGCCACGGGGCCGGAGACAAGGCGCTCCTGGAGGTGGCCGGGCAGCTGCTCACCAGATACTCGCGGCGCTCCACGGTGATCAGCCGGTACGGCGGCGACGAGTTCGCCGTGCTGCTGACGAATACGTCCAAGACGGGTGCGGTGGCCTACGCGCGGCGGATCCAGGTCGTCCTGGCCAAGCACGCCTTCGCGCACGGCCAGCTCACCGTGAGCATCGGCGTGGCCTCTCTCCCGGACGACGTCGCCGAGGGCGAGGACCTGATGCGGACGGCCGATCGGGGGCTCTACGAGGCCAAGCGGGCCGGCGGCAACCGAGTCGCCGCCGCATGAGCCGGGGGCCCGAGCCTATGGATGAGGGAGGGATCATGAAGTCGAGGAAATCCCGCCGCTACAAACGCTGCCCGAAGTGTCTGGCGATGCTTCGGCCCAGCGCCGAGTTCTGTCCGCAGTGTGGAACGAACATGCCGATCGGCTTCCCTCACAACCCGCGCGTGGCCGCGGAGGCCGTGAAGGCGATCATGCAGCTGAACACGGCCGCCCCGGACACACGCCCGATCCCCGCGCAGCCCCAGGGCGAGTATCTGGTCGTGGTGGCACGTGACCGCCGCGATCTCTATGACTACCTGAGCCAGAAATTTTCCGGCGAGCCTGGCATCCGGGTGGTCCAGGAGCGACGCACGGGCGACCGGCGCCGGTCGGAGCGCACCTCACCGCTCGAGCGCCGCCGCCGCGATCGGCGCTCGAGACCGCTGGTCGACGCCGAGCTGCGACGCTTCGGCTTCGCGATCGTGAACCTTCTCGACTGACGCCGACCGCGAGGCTCGCCGGGCGCGCGCTCCCACCATGGAGCTGTCCGCCTCCCGACGCCCGGACAGGGATTATCTGGAGGGCTCTGTAGACCCCTGGTCCGAGGGTGACCAGCGCCTGGCAATTCGGTGTTCCACTTGAGCTTTTGCGCCCTCGATTACTCGGCAGGTTCGATCAACCCTCGCAGTCGCCGCGGTTTTTCGGTGACAGACTGGCGGATCGCCGCTCGTCTAGGACAAACAAATCAGAGTCTATCCATCCGAGAACACGAAGAAAAAGCGCGACCTGCCAAGCATGCCCTGGCACTGCCCTTGCTCCACTGCTGACCGTCGCGCCGACGTGAGATTGGCGCGCATGGTTCGGCGACGAACCGGATTGGAGCAGCGATGCGGTCCACGAGACGAATGCTGGGTGCATTCCTCGCCCTCGTTTCCATCGCGCTGGCGGCAGCAGCGGCATCGGCCGAGATGACGCCGGTGGGGCTCGTCACGCGCCTCGATGGACGCGCGACGCTCACCCGCGCCGTCCTCCCGGAGGGCGCGCCCCTCAAGTTCAGGGACGAGGTGTACATCGCGGACCGCATCACCACCGGCGAGCACTCGCTCGCGCGCATCCTGTTCGGCGGGAAGGCGCTCGTCACCGTACGCGAGCGTTCCGTGCTGACGATCACCGAGGCTCCCGGGGTCTCCACGCTTCACGTGGGCGTCGGCAAGATCATTGTGGCCGTCGTCAAGGAGCGCGTGAAGCCCGGCGAAACCATCGATATCCGCACGCCCAACGCCATCGCGACCATCCGCGGCACCGTGGTGATCGCCGAGGTGTCGCCGGAGACCCCGGAGGCCGACGAAAGCGCGGCGAACTATACGACCACGATCACCATCCTCAAGGGCGTGATCGATCTGCGACGGCTCGACGGTCTGACGCGCCAGCCAATCGGCGCGGCTTTGAGCCTCCGCGCGGTCGAGAGAGTTCGCATCACCGGAGCGGCGGCACTCCCGTTGCCTCAGAAGCTCTCACCCGAGGTGACACGGAAAGTCATCAATGGGCTGAAGGCGAACGTGAAGCCCGTCCCCGAAACGAGCGCGGCCGCCGTTATGGCCGAGGTGCGCCACGCCAGCAACACCCCGGGCGCGGCGGTCTCCGGGTCCCGCGTGCCTTCCGTTTCCGCGTCAGCGAACGGCCCCGGGCCGGCTGACGGCTCCAAATCCAAGAGCCTCGGGCTGCTCCAGGTGAAACTTCCCGGCGCGACGGCGGTGGTGAATCCGATCTCGAAAGGAAGCCTCCGGTGACGAGGCACTCGCCGGGCGAGCCCCGTCGAGCGGTGAGGAGATGACCCCATTGAGCAAGCGGACAGTTGTCTGGTCGTTGGCACTGGCGCTGGTGTCGCCGGCGTTTTACCCGGGCCTCGCGGCAGCGCAGAACGCCGTACTGTATGAGGCCACGGAAACGATGAAGCTGAAGCAGGGGCGCACCGTCGTCTCCCGGACGGCGACTGCCGCCCTGATGGGCTGGGTCAGCGCCGGGACCTCGCTCTGCCCGAACTGGCTGGCCGCCGCGCTGAACGTGCCGGCCTGCGGAGTCACGGCTCTGGCCAACGACAACATCAGCCTGGCGACGGGTCAGGGTCCTGTCGGCGGAAAGTTCACCGTCATCGTTCAGGGCGACAATCCCGTGGACGGGCCTGAGCTCGTGATCGCGGAGGGATCGCTGCGCGGCACGATCGACCTCTCTGCCGCGGTGCTCGGCGGGGTCCCGCTGGGGACTATTAGCGGCCGCTGGAGCGCGCGGGGCACCCGCGGCGGCCCGCTGGACGGCCTTCGCAGGGGCGGCACGTTCAGCGGCACCTTCAGGCTGCCGTTCGTGATGCCGAGTGACCCGACGAAAACGCCGCTCTACCTCGGCGACAAGGGCCCCGTCGCCATCGCCCTGCACGAGTACTCGCTGGGCGTGCCGACCGTCCG
The genomic region above belongs to Candidatus Methylomirabilota bacterium and contains:
- a CDS encoding HD domain-containing phosphohydrolase — encoded protein: MSDPQLRVLAVDDVAAILRFLVSALTAQGCVASSASTAEQALELISQQSYDLVVSDINMPGLSGLDLLRAVKSKQPETPVVLITGAPSVDSAVFGLRHGAYDYLAKPFSAKEVGALIDRLREDRRPGQGRVGFPAGLAEDLARKQFGVEVLFRIGDLALQGLAPAEFLDIVLRDTMRGLGGDAALVLLRNESGEFSSSHQGDPALVKHLLARLQACFQQLLATDGRRTLTLSEPNDPRMALAALVPGVDGTMGVLCLGRNGRAGAFLPDEKELLLAYAQNSALALQKLALRETAESNLVNTIAAFVNAIESKDDYLKGHSARVSLYAEEIATVMGMPHDEVLVVCRGGILHDLGKLAILDPILSKPGRLTPEEYELVKAHTEVGDKILKPLGFLRREAKAVRHHHERYDGKGYPDKLAGDDIPLIARVVAVADAFDAMTSDRAYRKALPVEAAIAQIEQGAGTQFDPVVARAFLTVPRARLLEISGYWAAALETAATGG
- a CDS encoding sensor domain-containing diguanylate cyclase, coding for MEPLPELTQLLKELIQVGIALTSERDLATLLRRILSEARRFTRAEAGMLFLQDGQHLRLAVCENEPVARRLGDEEMRRRGQPAPLPISPKSLSGYVALTGEVLNIADAYGIPASAPYAFDDSLDRRLGYRTQSALLVPLRDPSEHVMGVLALMNALDDDDHAIPFQLGYETLVRSLASQAAVAIQNVQLQELSFKDALTGVYNRRYFTLRLEEEVRRHARSQEPVSVILIDIDQFKQINDTNGHGAGDKALLEVAGQLLTRYSRRSTVISRYGGDEFAVLLTNTSKTGAVAYARRIQVVLAKHAFAHGQLTVSIGVASLPDDVAEGEDLMRTADRGLYEAKRAGGNRVAAA
- a CDS encoding zinc ribbon domain-containing protein; translated protein: MKSRKSRRYKRCPKCLAMLRPSAEFCPQCGTNMPIGFPHNPRVAAEAVKAIMQLNTAAPDTRPIPAQPQGEYLVVVARDRRDLYDYLSQKFSGEPGIRVVQERRTGDRRRSERTSPLERRRRDRRSRPLVDAELRRFGFAIVNLLD
- a CDS encoding sigma-54 dependent transcriptional regulator; its protein translation is MDSVLVIDDDQAIRLLLTRLLAREPIEVQTAEGGGAGLRMADEVGPDVVLVDLRLPDLDGLSVLEALKARHADAAVIMMTAFGQIENAVEAMRRGATDFLEKPFTHPDKLRFSIRRALEGVKARRELSRLHQVQAGRNTADQLIGESEATRRLRELVRQVARSEASTILIQGESGTGKELVAKALHYESARREFPFLGVNCGAITETLFESELFGHEKGAFTDARAMRKGLMELADRGTLFLDEVGEMALGSQVKLLRCLQERVVRRVGGTRDIKVDVKVVAATNRPLEALARDGRFREDLFYRLNVIPITVQPLRERREDILPLARHFLAESGRPLDKTNREFSHDTEGLMLGYSWPGNVRELRNFVERLVILGTSGPADPSRMPTPFGTAPDPAARSGTAGTLKPLAEIELAYVREVLGAVNGNRSAAARILGITRQTLRKKLGDIEANTK